The genomic region GACGGCTGCGTGGTGGGAAAGATCGGTGGTCGCGGCCGCTGCCGGGTTCAGATCGGATCCAATTCTGTGTCTTCggcttgaacgccgtcagccgccGCGGGGTGGTGGTGGAGATCTACGATGGATTCTTCTCGATCCTCCTTCATGGTGGGTTGAGCCCCATGGCTCTCTCATCTTTGCAGGTTTCGATTCGTGGTCCGCTGTCGGATCCGGAGCCGACGGAGATTTGGTGGTATAGGAtggggaccggaggaaactttgaTCGGCTTGTTCGGTCCGGCATCGGCGACGTCTCTCGACGTTGTTACCCTTTGTGGAGGCGATGTCGAGGTCTCTCCTATCCACCTCCGAATCCCTCCGggacgaaagtccaaaattcagtctagattaggcggcggcggcagcgtcctTCACGCCGTAccctccatggaggcgccgtcttgggaggtTCGGTTGTTCGGCGGAGAGTTGTTGTGGGTGATGGACTCCGCGTAGCTGCAGCGGCGGCGACGGTATGGAGGTTGACAGGAGGTGCGGCGCTTTTTCTACCGCGTCGATGACGACGAGTATTGGCGGCATGGTGCAGCTAGATATCGACGACGGATGCGGCTAGATGGATGAGCGTAGGGCGGTggcgctgtctggcgtcatggtggcgttgacAACTGACGTGGCAAGGTCTTTGCGTCGGTACATGCTCTAAAGATGGCTATGTGGATGACGGTTGCGGTAGCCTCAgtgagtgcgccggaccggtgtgtgACCCATTCCCGGTATGTGGCTGGGATGGGGCAATTGGCATTAGATGTTAGGTTTTGGTGCGATGTCTgcttggtattaggctcggacattcggcacccctgCATCAAGGGGATAGGAGGGGTAGGAGTAACGACAGGTGTCGTCAAGATGGTGACTTTAGGCTTATTGATATAATGATTTGTAAGGTCCCTAAAAATAATTAACAAAATGGCTGCATGCAACGCTCAGATTCAGAGACCGGGGGtaatccttcttttctaaaaaaatttaGTATTGTTCAGCATTTCACTAGTTAACAAAAAAAATGTTGCATGTATATCTGTATATGTGTACAGAGGTTTTCCTTTGGTATCCATATCACAAGAATACTTGGTCGTATGGTTTCTTTTGTTTGAAGCAAAGAATACCTCTCAATTTATCGGGCCCACGTATGCAATTGCTCTCTTCATTCCACACGTTTTCCTTAAAAAACAACTCTATTGAAAATTGGCTTGGCCGGTCCTATCAGGAGGTACAAACGATGAGCAGAGGAGAGCCTGAATTTAGTACCATGCATTCGTATCTATCCATCCAGTAAATTCCTGATATATACACTGAACGAAGACGGCTTCAGTTAAGTTCCTAGATATTTCCGTCCTGTCCTCTCATTGGTTCTCATTTCTCACTGCCTTTTTTATTTAAATCTTCGAACCATATTATAAGAGATTTGTAATCAATGTTCTGAAGGCCATACCAGTCAATTTTCATGTCCTGTCAGGAAACTTAGGATATGTTATTATGCTTGCCACAAACATAAATTGATTGGTGcagctatttatttatttaattggTGCAGCAAATTGACCTGGTCCACCAGCATAAGATTTGGAAAGTTCAGCCAAGACTGCAGAGTAACTACCTTGCCTGTCAGTTTAGTATATTTAGCAGGGTCACAGTCCATGGCAGCTAGAGTCAATGGTGTCCCACTCTTCTACCATCGAAGGTAGCCAAGTAACTATCGAAAAATATCTTCGTATTACTGACAAGATAAGATAGAGACTACAACGAAAACACCATTTGTGTTTCTAAAGCTCCCATTCGTGAGAAGGCGTGCATCCATTCACAGAGAAACGAGATATTAGCACAATGCGTATAGCCTTTATGCATGTGGAACATAAAGAGCAAGCAAATGTTCAATTTGTCTACCCAATCCCACATCAACTAGGAGATGCAGCGCATGTGCGCAAGACGACAGTGTAAGATTATCATGCATGATAGCTATGCGGTATCCTTTCTAGCGTAGGCAAAGTTCACCCGGGCTGCCTGGGGTGCTAACTGCAAAAGGGAAGGAGCTAGATGTAATTACAGTTTCTTTAAGAGCTCTTTATGCAGCGTTGTGCTGTTGTAACAGTTTGGCACTTGGAAGAAGAGATCATTTACTATTTTTTTACTATTATAAGACTATAATAATATTGCTAACCACGGAGTTGATTGGGATCAGGCATCCATCAGAGAACAAGCGCCTAATTTGCAGTGGCGGCGCTGGGGGTCTTTCTGGGTATTCTCTGGAATACCCAAGATTTAGGCCCAATTTTTTTTTCAATATACATATGTTAGTATTGGCCCAGTCCAAACAGAGGACAAAGCGAGCTATACAGCGAACCAGACAGACGACCGAGGGGGTGAGGAGCCAAGCAGGCGAGCGCCCCTCGTCCTCTCCCAGCCCCAGCAGTTCCCACTTCCCAGTCTTCCTCCCCAATTCCCAATACCAAACCTAGCGGCGGTGGGCGGTGGCAATTCCAGGTCCGATCGGCCCTCTCCTTCCCTCCCCTCGGGCCTCGGCCTCCGGCTCCACCCCTCCCCTCCACGTCCGCCGGTCAGCTGGTCAGGGCGTCCCGCCGGCGGTCGGTCCCGGTCCTGCGTCTGCCGACCGTCGTCCGACCGTCTCCTCCGCAAGGTGCTGCGCCTCCGAGATCCGGCCTCCGACTTCCAGTGGCACCTGCTGACTCGACTCCCTCCACGGCTGTCCGTCTCCTCCAGCTGACCAGCTCCAAGGTATTTTTTGCCGTGTATTTTGTTAGAAATCTGAAGATTTATGTGTAAACTGAAATTGAACTAAACTTGAAGGATGTTTGGTTCATATACTGCATTTAGAGCAAAAAAATTGAATGGATATTCAGCCTTCATTTCCTGGCGCCGCCACTGCTAATTTGACGTTGTTGTGGTCCGCTCTAACATAGTTTGCCACATGCATTCTGACATGATTACCGCCCCATCATTTCTTTTGCATAATCATAACTTTTTTCCTCTCAAAAAACTAAATATAGTACGTAAACTCTAGAATATTCGACCATTATTCGAGGCATTATCAATCAAGAAAACAATGATCAAGAACATAATCTATTAGCAAGTAGACCTACCGTTGTGGGACACTTGTGTAACCTCAATTATCAAGCGCCGGTAGGCCCAACGGCCGCCAGCTTATTATACACACCTTACAGCTTGCCCAATGAGATGGCTCGATTACCATTGTTTTGTTTTGAGCCGGCTCAGTTAACATATTTACATTAGGTTAGCTAGCTACTTcctccgttctaaattactcgtcgcagaaataaatgtatctagaactaaaatacatctagatacatccatacgtgtgacaagtaattcggaacggaaaGAGTAGCTAACTAACTAGTTGCAACTTGCCAACGGAAGTATGTTGGCCGGTAACTTGACGCGAAAGGCTAACCTGAATGTTCCTTGCGCATCAAATCAAATCCATGACATGCCCACACTAACCCTGGAAGTAATCATATGTGCCGAATAAAATTGAAGATCGACAGAATTGGCCAAGACAACGCGCTTAATTTGTTGTTATTTGGCAAATAAGATACTATTAATAATATGTTCACATTTGCTAGTACCACCGGAAGATGAGTGCCAACCGACAGATTACGACGACTGATCTGTAGCAAATTAAGGCGTCCGAGAGCAAATGAACAGAATTCGTTTGTCCGTTGTGCTTGGGAAAATACCAATCAAGTACGTAGCCCCATAGTAATATCTACTACATCGCTACTACATTTGTCTGGATGTATTAGCCCCCCCTTGAATTTTGGGTTAAATTTTGATCATATATTTGATCTGCAAAATATGAGTGATATGTCAAAATTTATATTATTGAATTTTTAGTCAAGGAAGGTTTCAGTGGTACCATTTTCCTATGTATAATTTATTTTATTACGTAAACATATGGTCAAATATTGGCTTCAAATGTGAGAATGCCTAATAAATCCAGAGGAAGGAAGTACAAGCCTACAATGCTACATAGCCGTTAGCTTACCTGGAAGTGGAACCGCCGACCAGCTTGAAAAACTTTGAATTTCAAATCGGGTGCACGCTCCTACTACTTTAGACAAACATGATTGAGCTAAATTAAGCACTAGTTAACACAGACGCAGTGCCCAAGAAAGCAAGCAATGAGCAAAAAAGGGCTTTCGATAAAGGAGGCCTCTCCGAGCACCTGAGTTGGATTCATGCTGTCCTGTTTCGAGCAACTTTCTCCGCTCCATTTCGCCCTCAAACTTTACAGTGCAGCCCGAGCCAAATTTGCCGAGTTGATAGGGAGCACAGAGAAAAGCCATTGGACCGCCGCACCGCCGTGTGTGAATGAATGATGATGCTGCTGCACTGCACAGGACTTGTTTAAGCAAAGACGTGCCTGTCAGTAGCAAATCTAGCCAGGGTTGCAGCCCCTAAACAGCGCCCCATGCGAGGCACGAGATCATGACCAGTTGGAGTAGTATAATTCTGATTATTATTGCTTGGAGCCATTGATTTGGCCAGCGGTGCCACCTTGCAGGTCGCCTTCCTTCCGATCTCAGACTTGGAAGTGTTCTTGCTTTCGGACCTAGCTAACGTGTCCAATGGGCTGTTTGCAATTATTCTTCTGGAACTCTCTGTATGGACTCTTGATGCTTGAACAAAACGCATGGAGTTTTTTCTATACTAAATCGAAATCAAGAATCAagttttttctggaaaaaaaaatcCACATGTGCATTTGGATTTATTCAGAATTTATTCATTTATTTTTTGCAGAAAAAACTTCTAATCTATTCATCGACTATCAGGTAGTATAAAGAACATCAAAAGTAAAAAACTTACATTTAGGTCTGTAGACCACCTAATAACGACTATAAACAATAGAGCGAGCTGGAGGCGCCACTTTATCGTCCCTCCCTCTTCGGAACCGgacaaaccttattgtagtagacattgaggaagtcgtcgtgctaagactccACAGGACCAACACGCTAGAACAACAATTGTCGTCGAAGAAGAGAAGCATAGATCCGAAAGATCCAACATGTAGACACGCGAACGCCAGACGAGCGGCAACCGGATCCAagcggatccaccgaagacaaacgacGACCGGATCCCACGAGATCTGctggagacaaacctccacactcCCTCCGACGACGCTAGAAGCACCGCCGGGGCATGAGGGGGTGCTAGGCGGGGAGAACTTTATTTTATCTTCGGggagtcgccgccgcctccattTATTGGTTGTTGAGCTAATTTGCAAACTCAGAGTCTCTATATTGGCAGCATTTGTTTATGAGACCCACTTATCAATGAGACATCATTTTACTCAAATCTCCATGTCATGCTCACGTGAGGTGGCACATCATGTGAAGTTTCCTCCGCGCCACAAATTTCTATAGTGTGCTCCAAATGTTCGCCCCCAAACGCAAAATATGGGGCAACCAAGGAATTTTTGTAAAAACTTTCCGAAAACGTGCTTTTTGGGTTGCTTTAGCACACCGTTGCCAATAAAAGAACTCAGATAGATATAAATTAGTGGTGCAAACATTTTTCATAGGGTTCTTTCAGGAGGCGATTAGAAGGCGGCGACTGCTCCTTCCTTCAATGCCCGGTGCCACCGCGTGTTCCCCTAGCCTCCGTCGGCCGCTGCAGCAGCGAGAGGATGAGGGGACCTCATATCTGAGCGTCTGGGTTTGTGGTGAAGGTAGGAATAGTTGTAGGGTTTTTCTTCTATTGTCGAGATGGACTTATGGGCGCCGATCCTCCTTGAATTCCTTCGATGGAATGTAATCGACAGAGCTCCGGCGTAGATTTTTGTCGTCTCCTCGGAACGATGAGGTCAGGGCTTCTCGCCAGGCGTACACGATGGTGAATTCTAGTGTCAAGTGCTTCAGATCGATTCGAAGGATCAATGATGGCAACTGCGTCATCGGGACGTTGGTCTCTCGGAGCACATGCATGATAGCTGCTCAGCTGTCGTCCATAAGGTCCGGCAACAACGACGCGTCATCGGCTCGTTCTGGCGACGGTAGCAGTCGTTTGGTCGTATAGGGATCTCTATGCAATTTTTACTATGTTTGGGATGCTTTGTAGATTCTGTAAACCCTCTATAATTGAATTTGAATCAAGTCATTTTCGTAAAAAAAAATAAAAGCTGCCGATAGAAAAGATATTTACAGCATGGCTACGGCGAGTGACTAGGCCGGACACGTCAGAGGGCCACATGTGACATGTGCATCCCCCATGGCACACTCGGCCAAGACTCATCCCACGATACAGCCACACAAGCGGGCCCCACATGGCAACAAGCCATACCCCCAGTATTAACGCGGCTGTACTTATAGGCCCACACTCCCTCTCTCCCCACCCACAACCATCCAGCAAAGCAACCGAGACAGCGGAAGACGCGGAGCCACCGCGTGAGACGAGCGAGCCAGCAGCCCAGGCAGCTCAACGTCCGCCGCCACGATGTGGAGCTCCGGCTCCGACCTCGACGAGTCCGCCTCGACGGCGACGGCGGCCACCGCATGCTCCCTGCAGCCGCAGacgccgcctccgcctcgccgccgccgcagccgcaacCGCCGCCGCGCCCAGCGCCGGGTCAAGAACGGCCCCGAGGTGGAGGAGTctgaggcggaggcggaggaggtgtgGTGCGGCGCGCAGTGGGAGGCGGCGTGGCCGCGGAGGGCGCGGCCGGTGGTGCTCGCCGGGGAGGACGCGGCCCCGGACGGCGCCGGAGCGGGCGCCGGGGACTCCGGCGTGGGGCGCGCCCGGAGCCTGACGGACGACGACCTGGAGGAGCTCAAGGGGTGCGTGGATCTGGGGTTCGGCTTCAGCTACAACGAGATCCCCGAGCTGTGCGGCACCCTGCCCGCGCTCGAGCTCTGCTACTCCATGAGCCAGCGGTTCCTCGACGAGCACCAGCCGCCGTCCAAGGTCGAAGATTTGGCTCCGGAGCCGCCGGCGGTCGTGCCTCCTCCGCCGGCCCAGCCCATCCCCAACTGGAAGATTTCCTGCCCTGGTAAGCTCAGATTGCTC from Triticum aestivum cultivar Chinese Spring chromosome 4A, IWGSC CS RefSeq v2.1, whole genome shotgun sequence harbors:
- the LOC123086817 gene encoding uncharacterized protein, whose product is MWSSGSDLDESASTATAATACSLQPQTPPPPRRRRSRNRRRAQRRVKNGPEVEESEAEAEEVWCGAQWEAAWPRRARPVVLAGEDAAPDGAGAGAGDSGVGRARSLTDDDLEELKGCVDLGFGFSYNEIPELCGTLPALELCYSMSQRFLDEHQPPSKVEDLAPEPPAVVPPPPAQPIPNWKISCPGDSPDEVKARLKYWAQAVACTVKLCS